The following coding sequences are from one Bifidobacterium sp. window:
- a CDS encoding shikimate dehydrogenase family protein: MQTYKHRCAVLGKPIAHSLSPVLHMAAYQRLGLLQWQYERCEVGVDNLEQFLDSLDSQWAGLSLTMPLKKAVMSLGKPSDTWSSKLGVANTAILDWSMSPQSPTISLYNTDVQGIATALKHHSCNQQCADSKNPAVLAPVKNDIQNFHTALLLGNGSTATSALAACIELGIEDVLICARHPEKSTALLDLAAQFDIACAVKPLTEAATNTSGKDVVISTLPAHAADAFAEQLLECSKGIHGGVFLDVVYDPRPTAAMSAWRTLGAQAIGGEMMLLYQAIPQVALMTKLGEQGLPADIDAAMLQALQEVL; this comes from the coding sequence GTGCAGACATACAAGCATCGTTGTGCTGTGTTAGGTAAGCCCATAGCCCATTCCTTGTCACCAGTGCTGCACATGGCTGCATACCAGCGCTTAGGGTTATTACAGTGGCAATATGAGCGATGCGAAGTAGGGGTTGACAACCTCGAACAGTTTTTGGACTCGCTTGATTCACAGTGGGCTGGGCTGAGCTTAACAATGCCTCTCAAAAAAGCGGTGATGTCTCTGGGAAAACCATCAGACACATGGTCTTCTAAACTAGGTGTAGCAAATACAGCTATTTTGGATTGGTCTATGTCACCACAATCACCCACAATATCGTTATATAACACTGATGTACAAGGCATCGCGACTGCACTTAAGCACCACTCATGCAATCAACAATGTGCAGACAGCAAGAATCCTGCTGTCCTTGCTCCCGTGAAAAATGACATACAAAATTTCCATACAGCCTTACTCCTCGGTAACGGGAGCACTGCGACTTCAGCCTTAGCAGCGTGCATCGAGCTTGGTATTGAAGACGTACTTATATGTGCACGCCATCCAGAAAAATCAACTGCATTGCTTGATCTAGCGGCACAATTCGATATAGCCTGCGCTGTCAAGCCGTTAACTGAGGCTGCAACAAATACCTCAGGAAAAGATGTCGTTATCAGTACTCTTCCCGCCCACGCAGCAGACGCTTTTGCTGAGCAGTTACTGGAATGCTCGAAAGGAATACACGGCGGAGTGTTCCTTGATGTGGTGTATGACCCCAGACCAACGGCAGCAATGAGTGCATGGCGTACTTTGGGTGCTCAGGCCATAGGCGGTGAGATGATGCTCTTGTATCAGGCAATTCCACAAGTGGCTCTGATGACGAAGCTTGGCGAGCAAGGCCTACCCGCTGATATAGATGCAGCTATGCTCCAAGCACTTCAGGAGGTGTTGTGA
- a CDS encoding phosphoglycerate kinase gives MKTLKDLGNLQGKRVLVRADFNVPLDGTTITDDGRIRAALPTINALREQGAKVILMAHLGRPKGKVVPELSLAPVAKRLGELLDTPVNLATDTYGEDAQKKVAALNNGEVLLLENVRFNPEETSKDDSERAAYAKKIAALGDVFVSDGFGVVHRAQGSNYDVAADLPSAAGLLVEKEVTALSKATVNPERPFTVVLGGSKVSDKLGVIENLLSKANRLIIGGGMVYTFLKAQGYEVGKSLLEEDQVDVVKGYIAKAEENGVELVLPTDIVVADTFAADSPYETVAAQAIPADKMGLDIGPDSQKLFHDKIVESKTVVWNGPMGVFEFPAFAAGTKAVAQGLIDATKAGAFTIVGGGDSASAVRNLGFPEEGFSHISTGGGASLELLEGKELPGLKVIE, from the coding sequence ATGAAAACACTGAAAGATCTCGGAAATCTGCAAGGCAAGCGAGTTCTTGTACGCGCTGATTTCAATGTTCCGCTAGATGGCACAACCATCACCGATGATGGCCGGATCAGGGCCGCTTTGCCTACCATTAACGCTTTGCGCGAGCAGGGTGCGAAGGTTATACTCATGGCACATTTGGGACGCCCCAAGGGCAAGGTTGTTCCTGAGCTTAGTCTTGCGCCCGTTGCTAAGCGCTTAGGTGAGCTTCTGGATACTCCAGTTAATCTGGCAACTGATACCTATGGCGAAGATGCACAGAAGAAGGTGGCCGCACTCAATAATGGTGAGGTCCTGTTACTTGAAAACGTTCGCTTCAACCCTGAAGAAACCAGCAAGGACGACAGTGAGCGCGCTGCTTATGCCAAGAAGATTGCAGCGCTTGGTGACGTTTTCGTGTCTGATGGCTTTGGTGTGGTCCACCGCGCTCAAGGCTCGAACTATGATGTGGCCGCTGATTTGCCTTCTGCAGCGGGTCTTTTGGTCGAGAAAGAAGTTACTGCACTATCCAAGGCCACAGTCAATCCTGAGAGGCCATTTACCGTTGTACTTGGCGGCTCAAAGGTATCCGACAAGCTTGGCGTTATCGAAAATCTGCTCAGCAAAGCTAATCGTCTAATCATCGGTGGCGGCATGGTTTACACCTTCTTGAAAGCCCAAGGCTATGAAGTTGGCAAGTCCTTGCTCGAAGAGGATCAAGTTGATGTCGTTAAGGGTTATATCGCCAAGGCTGAAGAAAATGGCGTAGAGCTCGTGCTCCCAACAGATATCGTTGTTGCTGATACTTTTGCTGCTGATTCACCGTACGAGACCGTTGCAGCTCAAGCTATTCCTGCAGACAAGATGGGTCTTGATATTGGTCCGGATTCACAGAAGCTGTTCCACGACAAGATTGTTGAGTCCAAAACTGTTGTTTGGAATGGCCCAATGGGTGTATTTGAGTTCCCAGCATTCGCAGCTGGTACCAAGGCTGTAGCACAAGGACTAATCGATGCCACTAAGGCCGGAGCATTTACCATCGTTGGCGGCGGCGACTCAGCTTCAGCTGTACGAAATCTTGGTTTCCCTGAAGAGGGATTCTCACATATCTCAACCGGTGGCGGCGCGTCTCTTGAACTTCTTGAAGGTAAAGAGCTTCCTGGTCTGAAGGTTATTGAGTAA
- the rapZ gene encoding RNase adapter RapZ yields MTSDDEKNSKILPAPADDFEVLLITGMSGAGRSRAANSVEDMGWYVVDNLPPKLLIPLVDMMTSSGSKVHKLAAVIDVRSRAYFEDLAAVLSHLDDLGVKYRILFLDADDEILITRYESVRRPHPLQHGRRLVDGIHEERELLAHLKERADVVIDTTRLSIHQLSTKLYDALLGTGPTTVSVHIFSFGFKYGVPLDADFVADMRFLPNPFWVPELRDLTGMNKAVSDYVLTSAGAQEFLESYTQAILTAIRGYSREDKHFVTIAIGCTGGQHRSVAMSEELAKRLRNHGLSVTVSARELHRHRN; encoded by the coding sequence ATGACCTCGGATGATGAGAAGAATTCAAAGATCTTGCCTGCGCCAGCAGATGATTTTGAGGTCTTATTAATCACCGGTATGTCAGGAGCAGGACGCTCTCGGGCTGCTAACAGTGTTGAGGATATGGGTTGGTATGTAGTTGATAATCTTCCACCTAAACTACTGATTCCTCTTGTTGACATGATGACCTCTTCGGGTTCAAAGGTGCACAAGTTAGCTGCTGTTATCGATGTGCGGTCGAGAGCCTATTTCGAAGATTTGGCAGCAGTACTGAGTCACTTAGATGATTTAGGCGTGAAATATCGCATTCTCTTCCTTGATGCGGATGACGAAATATTGATCACTCGCTACGAGTCAGTACGTAGACCTCATCCCTTACAACACGGTAGAAGATTAGTAGACGGTATTCATGAGGAACGCGAACTGCTCGCACATCTTAAAGAGCGCGCTGATGTGGTTATCGATACCACACGGTTAAGTATCCACCAATTGTCAACCAAGCTGTATGACGCTTTGCTTGGCACTGGTCCTACGACTGTTTCGGTACATATTTTTAGCTTTGGGTTCAAATATGGCGTGCCACTAGATGCGGACTTCGTTGCAGACATGAGATTCTTGCCCAATCCATTTTGGGTTCCTGAGTTGCGCGATTTAACTGGTATGAATAAAGCAGTAAGTGATTATGTGCTGACTAGTGCTGGTGCTCAGGAATTTTTAGAATCGTACACGCAGGCAATACTCACAGCAATACGTGGATACTCTCGTGAGGATAAGCACTTTGTCACTATTGCGATAGGTTGCACTGGTGGACAACACCGCTCAGTGGCTATGAGCGAAGAACTCGCTAAACGCCTTCGTAACCACGGCCTCAGTGTCACGGTTTCTGCACGCGAACTACATAGGCACCGCAATTAA
- the whiA gene encoding DNA-binding protein WhiA, with amino-acid sequence MALLDDVKSELAAIDNELPAAKKAQAATMIRFGGGLHLVQRHIVVEAQFDSLDSAKWLQQAIKEIYGHSSDVIEVARQAPSGNNIRYSVRVLRAGGALALQTGLLDRRKRPVRGLPADIISGNIAQVKAAWRGAFLAHGELSDPGKASYLEIVCPGSEAALALVGAARRLGINAKARQVRSSERVTLRDPDAIERMLNLIGAPKSAREWTGKRNDGESRGKANRLANFDDANMRRSAKAAVEASEKVMEAFKLLGDNIPDNLRAAGQLRIDHRDASLEELGRLADPPVTKDAIAGRIRRLLQLAAKVKKQRSQQ; translated from the coding sequence TTGGCTCTATTGGATGATGTCAAGAGCGAACTTGCCGCAATCGACAATGAACTTCCTGCAGCGAAGAAAGCACAGGCAGCCACAATGATTCGCTTCGGTGGCGGTCTGCATCTGGTTCAACGGCATATTGTGGTTGAGGCACAGTTCGATTCCCTTGATTCTGCGAAATGGCTACAACAGGCCATTAAGGAAATTTACGGTCACAGCTCTGATGTCATTGAGGTCGCTCGCCAAGCACCGAGCGGGAACAATATCCGGTATTCGGTTAGAGTCTTACGTGCTGGCGGCGCTCTAGCGCTGCAAACCGGATTATTAGATCGTCGTAAGCGACCTGTGAGGGGACTCCCAGCCGATATCATCAGTGGGAATATCGCTCAGGTTAAAGCCGCTTGGCGAGGTGCTTTCTTAGCTCATGGAGAACTATCCGATCCAGGCAAGGCTAGTTATCTGGAAATTGTTTGCCCTGGTTCAGAGGCGGCATTAGCTTTAGTAGGTGCGGCTCGTCGTTTGGGTATCAATGCCAAGGCTCGTCAAGTACGTAGCTCTGAACGCGTTACCCTTCGTGATCCTGATGCTATTGAACGTATGCTCAACCTCATCGGTGCTCCAAAATCTGCTCGAGAGTGGACAGGTAAGCGCAACGATGGTGAGTCAAGAGGCAAAGCCAATAGACTGGCTAATTTCGACGATGCGAATATGCGCAGGAGTGCCAAAGCGGCCGTCGAAGCTAGTGAGAAAGTCATGGAGGCTTTCAAACTGTTGGGTGATAATATTCCAGATAATTTACGAGCAGCCGGTCAGCTAAGGATTGACCATAGAGATGCAAGTCTGGAAGAGCTGGGGAGGCTGGCGGACCCGCCAGTTACTAAAGATGCGATCGCTGGGCGTATACGACGCTTACTGCAGCTCGCAGCAAAGGTTAAAAAACAGCGTTCACAGCAATAG